ACCGTCTTttgaatttctctaagatctccCGAGAGTTTAGATGAATTCGGTACTATATCTAAGaacctgttattttgaatcataagtttatcTTAGGACTGATAAGTTCTTTCTTGATATCTAACCTTAGTTAGATCTTCCTGCTGCAAATATTCCAGAGTTTCGGAATAATTTCTGTAAATAAATAATCTCGAACATGGGTTCGGATTCATGTAATTTGAGAAAATTCTTctcctcaaatatttaattacttgataataataaatttgtatgtttgaaataattttgccTAGGCTCAGATATCATTTTTCGGCCCAGAAAATCAATCACTTGAATATGAGGGCGTTTTTGTCACATTTTGGATTTTCAGGGAGTTTGGACAAAGTTTTTGAGTGGTAGAGATTTATGGTGAAGTTGAGTTTTGGTTTGGagatttaaaaccaattttttcaaaaataaataatattttttctgtaaatgttttttttccataaaaaaatttaatgtcaACCTGTATATTGAACCAAATCCCGCCATTTTGTTGAACAAAGTCGATTGAGACGGCGTTTCGAGGTTTCATTTTGCTCCTAAATCAAATCCCAGATGAATGCACCGTCACATTATCTGAAGCAGGATTGTGAATTTTTCGACGTTGATTTTAAGAAGACTTCAAAATTTCTCCCATTTTTCTGATCTAGCGATTAGGGTTTGTGTTGAAAGTTGAAACGTATGAATCTAGGCGATCTCAACAAAGTATGGGAAGTCAAAACGCTGAAAAGGAAGCcaaaagaagaagaagctcGAAAGATTTTAGACAGAGTCGCGAAACAGGTTCAACCCATCATGCGTAATCACAATTGGAGAGTCAAGATACTTTCTGAATTCTGGtatcatatttttttgttttattgttttaCGTAGCTAGACACAGATGCTACGGTTTTGTTATGCTTTTTTCGTGTTCTTTCCCCGCGCATTTACTCTGGAAATTGAGAAACTGAAATTACAAAAATCATTAGTTATGTATCTTTTTCTATGTCAATTTAAAAGGTATCTAAAATTTTCAGCCCCAAGAATCCTGCTCTTCTGGGGTTGAATGTAGGACGTGGTATACACATAAAACTGAGGCTTAGAAGGCCAAACAGAGACGAGGAATTTATCCCTTTTCATGAAGTTCTAGATACAATGCTTCACGAGCTCTGCCACAATGTTCATGGCCCTCATAATTCCAGCTTCTACAAGCTATGGGATGATATTCGAAAGGTGAGTGGTAAATTTCTCTGACTGTCTGAGATGCTATCACACGTGATTATAGCTGGTTGCTTGTTTTATCTTTTTCGTTTTAAAAGTTTTCTCGTCAATAAAATATGATGCCCGAACGTCACATCATGAGAAGACACTAACTTATTGTCTGATAATGTGATATCCACAGGAATGCGAAGATTTCATAAACAAAGGGATACGTGGAACAGGACAAGGATTTGATCTCCCTGGAAGGCGATTGGGTGGATTCTCCCTTAAACCTTGTTCATCCCTTCGCCAAGCTACATTGACTGCTGCAGAAAATAGAGCCCGTCTTGGAACCTTGCTACCTTCTGGCCCCAACCAAATCGGTGGCGATAGTTCTATCATGGTTTCACTAACCCCTGTTCAAGCTGCTGCAATGGCTGCAGAAATGAGATTACGGGATAACGTCTGGTGTGGCTCGGAATTTTGTGATGATTGTGAATATGATGAAAATACCCATCCCTCACCAAACTCTTCAGATTTACTATATTCTTCTGGAATCTCAAATGTACTCGGATATGATAGAAAAGATCAAAAGGCAGTATCACGTAAAAGAAGCCATGAATCTGATGATGTTTCAGTTATCCAGTCTGCAAGTGGGCATCTGAAATCCACTATTCCAGACTCTAACCATCCAAATAAAAAGCCTTCTAATAAGACTTGTCCAGAGGAGTGCACACCACATGCTCAATCATCTCTTGGTGATCAAAATTCTATTGTCGTGGATTTGTCGGGAGAAGCTTCAACTTCCCTATCCATGTGTAACCATGAAACATTGCATGATGACAATTACACAATGTGGCAATGCGCAGTGTGCACTTTGTTGAACCCGGTGAGAACTGTCCTTATTTTGCAACTTTATCATTCTTATCATGTTTACAAGTTGAAATGTTCCATAAATTGATTGTAGCATGTTAGTTTGATACCAAACCTCGTAGCAGGGGAAATTTGTGCTACAGCAGATCAGCTGAGTTTCTCAATGATCTATCGGGACTATGTCTTTTAACTGTCAACCGTTGAAGCTCTACATaatgatatattcatattatataaaaacatgAGAAGAAATTAAAACATATGAGACATTTGAACGGTTTAATGTTGAATGGCTTTTAATCTGTCTAAATTAATTTAACaggaatttaatttaagctaaatTAGATATGTAGTTACCCTTGGTTTTTCCTTGAGTGATTACGGGCATTGTTTAGTTTTGTTTTTAGTGTTTTTGGaggttttgttttgaaaaaatGATTATTTGGAAATATGTCGGGAAATGAAATGAATGCTTggtttctttaaaaaaaatcactgTACTGATcaaatttgtaaatttttatgttaactGGTTTTTAAATGACGCGTGCATAGTTAAAACTGTGAAAAAATTTACTGTAGTGcattataaattatatataataattggaTATTTTCTGGGTAacgaaaattttgattaaaaaaaaaaaccccaaaAAATTTCGGATTTAAAGTACAGTAGTGATTAAGTTAGGAGATACAGAAACGGGCtcttaaaaaatgaaatgaaagagAGATACTAGTGGTGTTTTTGTTTGAAGATGGGAAAATGAGCTTTAAGAACAAAACTAGACATGGCCTATGTGTTTATAGTAGCTTTGACTTTGAATAAGTTGAACTTTTGGTGCATTTAACAAGTTTTCTTCTGCAATAATACTCTATTTGCTGTTGTGTTCTCCGATGTATTTGATGAGTTGTTCTGCTGTCAATTGCAGCCACTAGCTCCAATATGCGAGCTCTGCCGGACACTCAGACGTGAAGATGATAATCTGAAACACGTTGGATGGTTTTGCAAATTCTGTACCTTGGAAAATGATGTAAAGCTGGAGAAATGTGTGGCATGTGAAGCATGGAGATATTCTTATGGTCCACCTGTATCTTCTTCAGCCCCCAATCTTGCCACCTGAGGAGAAATTAAACTTAACCTCGATTTTTTGTTATAGTATGTTTTGGATACAAGCTGTCTCTTTGACATGTTCTCTTTGGTCTGTTATTTCCATCATATTAGTGTTGAATATTTCTTTATGATTCTATTTAACACATGATAGTATGTTTTGGATACAAGATTTGACATGTTCTCTTAGGTGTTTTACTTTAATCAATATTTCTTCATGATTCTATTTAGCAcatgattatgttttgattttatAACAATATGATGATCATGTTACATTTTTGTTTAGATTAGTTTGCTTTAATCACAaagtattttatgttttgataatattattaaaGAAATCCATATACCATGTGTGCATGACCATATGTATAAAAAAAGTCTTATCTTTTGTAGTGTTTATATTACTGCGTCTGTTATTGATAGtgactttttattttatttttacaaagcTATATTATCTACCttactttaaaattcttttttaattaatttttttttaaacccaaATAGGACCcgaagatttttttaaaatattactgTATACCTGTATATTAAGATGTCCCTGATAGAGACAAAAAATGGacatcaaaattttttttcaattttgtcCTTGTATAATatagatattatatttttgtttttatttttttttcatttaataaacattttttttatttttgtttttttaatttcaataattcaaatatcattttgatctcTCGAtgatttatcaaattttattttaatttatcgaTAAAAAAGATTATACACACGTACGTTGAGTAGTATTAGGGCATCCGCATCCGTCGGAATTAATCCATGTTAATAACTCTCCATCTCATAAAAAATGATGGGGTCCACGAGCCacatattcattacattaacacttcctcattattaacacacacccacattcatttaatttcaactttcattatttatgggtccCACTGTTcacttactcattttttttatttttatatttcaatatatttctaatatttttaaaattttacaacaaatattactaaaaataaatagtattattattttaaaaataacttaattccaatattcattaaaatattactaagaaatgaaaaaaaagttggactcttttatttaaaatattattcaacacaatctctttaaaaaaacacaaaatacaaaGAAAACGAATTACGATAATTGAAAAGAGAATTACATCAATCGAAAATTACATATTCCATTTCTCTCTAATTTGGTCACACAGATGTTCATGAACTATAAGCTGCTCCGGCGTCATTTGTGAAGTGTCTTTCGAAAGGATTTCGTATTCCTTAAGCAAATATTTGCTCTTTTTAGCTTCAGATTTGTTCAAAGCCGCTTTTGCTTTCATCTCCTCTATTGCAAGTTCTTTTTGTTTACAGCTTTTTGACCAATTGGACGAATCTCTTCTTCATTTATATCTAAATCAATACTCGCATCTTTGTTCGATGAGGTGTTGCTAGCCCCCGACTCTGAGATTCTCGCTTTCTTTGTACCAACCAAGTGATCATCGGACTGTGGAGTGAACAGTGGACGTGTTTTCATGATTCTCCACACATGCTCCAGATTAAATGCAACTCCATTATTTTCATCACGATATTTTTCATATGCAAACCGCAATATGTCTTCATCACTATGGCCGCTTCGATAAGTATTGTAAACACTATTATAATTTGCGTTGAAGCGAGGTCGATTTGGAAATTGTGGTGGATATTGTGTAGAAGAAACAAATCGAGGTCGATTTTGTGAGTTCTGACTATTGTCACCCATTTGgcttaaaaatatgaaaagatAAATGTTGTGGTATGAATTTGTAGAAATTGATTAGTATATATAGTGAGTAATTTCGAATATAGCCGTTGGTG
The sequence above is a segment of the Primulina tabacum isolate GXHZ01 chromosome 6, ASM2559414v2, whole genome shotgun sequence genome. Coding sequences within it:
- the LOC142549019 gene encoding uncharacterized protein LOC142549019, which translates into the protein MNLGDLNKVWEVKTLKRKPKEEEARKILDRVAKQVQPIMRNHNWRVKILSEFCPKNPALLGLNVGRGIHIKLRLRRPNRDEEFIPFHEVLDTMLHELCHNVHGPHNSSFYKLWDDIRKECEDFINKGIRGTGQGFDLPGRRLGGFSLKPCSSLRQATLTAAENRARLGTLLPSGPNQIGGDSSIMVSLTPVQAAAMAAEMRLRDNVWCGSEFCDDCEYDENTHPSPNSSDLLYSSGISNVLGYDRKDQKAVSRKRSHESDDVSVIQSASGHLKSTIPDSNHPNKKPSNKTCPEECTPHAQSSLGDQNSIVVDLSGEASTSLSMCNHETLHDDNYTMWQCAVCTLLNPPLAPICELCRTLRREDDNLKHVGWFCKFCTLENDVKLEKCVACEAWRYSYGPPVSSSAPNLAT